In a genomic window of Aggregatimonas sangjinii:
- a CDS encoding ATP-binding protein, which translates to MEHYMKNDSKKRFTVKIMVSYLLLVALALTSGYFIYSEVKGFLYYGAAEDTDRKLLKTGALVTQLYQAESLSKLAQQSGTQKNFDAYSSKIDTLVLSVDTLKLLSTSESQVDLLDSVQVLLKQKIANSNELRKLRAKNKNDANNSIDKALNDFQKLEDSFGKLTIYTFEPHPERLSPYKRKVLEDWVAYLNENIPEQNATISDTEKIDSVLNASKTILAQAKKNDAKTQRFISEKEKLINKSDLELSSQLQTIIAAIEKEMILNSYAQNQERKLVLRRSIRLAAGAALLGFLVVAVFTFLINRDFWRIQTYRERLEKEKKFSESLLKSREQLISTVSHDLRTPLNTITGYTELMEGTSLSHKQKQYLKNVRSSSEYVGNLVNDLLDFSKLESGKVHIENVPFVLANLVQETAEGIQSLYDNKNVNLFLDIDKILQTPVLGDPVRIRQVLTNLIGNAFKFTETGTIHIKATADQKATAVAARIDVIDTGIGIPKEKQRLIFNEFTQADNTTEKKFGGYGLGLTISKKLSKLLGGKLRVKSEVGKGSTFSLHLPLQISKGIDTAQKEGQYMARKLRMLIIDDDTALLRMLKELMASMGITAHIFPNFLQVEKDTFLDYDLVLTDIQMPQITGFQVLERLKSGAYKHYTNQPIIAMTGRRDLEMEAYTSLGFAQVLQKPFSKKELIAMFKLLGLGSEIPSEEKEEVHTPELVSNKPYDLDLIHSFLGTNEDVVNDVLYTFVSDTKRNMIALKTAVQVLDYAEINQITHRMLPMFRQLKVACVPELERMEIANATTMNAEEVKNALKKIEVSVFDLLAALEERFATSPTYNG; encoded by the coding sequence TTGGAACACTATATGAAAAACGATTCTAAGAAGCGATTTACCGTAAAAATAATGGTCAGCTACCTGCTTCTAGTAGCTTTGGCCCTGACTTCGGGCTACTTCATTTATTCGGAGGTCAAAGGTTTCCTGTATTATGGTGCGGCCGAAGATACCGATCGAAAACTGCTCAAGACCGGGGCATTGGTTACCCAACTTTATCAAGCGGAAAGCCTTTCGAAGCTGGCCCAACAAAGTGGTACCCAGAAAAATTTCGACGCCTATTCCTCAAAAATAGATACGCTAGTATTAAGCGTAGACACGCTAAAACTTCTGTCTACGTCCGAAAGTCAGGTTGATTTGTTGGATAGCGTTCAGGTGCTGCTAAAGCAAAAAATAGCAAATAGCAATGAGCTTCGAAAACTACGCGCGAAAAATAAAAACGATGCGAACAATTCTATAGACAAGGCATTAAACGATTTTCAAAAGTTGGAAGACTCTTTCGGAAAATTGACCATTTATACTTTTGAACCTCATCCCGAACGCCTTTCACCCTATAAAAGAAAGGTGCTGGAAGATTGGGTGGCCTACCTCAATGAGAACATTCCCGAACAAAATGCCACGATTTCCGATACCGAGAAAATAGACTCCGTTTTGAATGCATCAAAAACCATTCTCGCTCAGGCAAAAAAGAACGATGCCAAGACGCAGCGGTTCATTTCCGAAAAAGAAAAATTGATAAACAAAAGCGATTTGGAGCTTTCGTCCCAGCTACAAACGATTATCGCCGCCATTGAAAAGGAAATGATCTTGAATAGCTATGCGCAGAATCAGGAGCGCAAGTTGGTATTGCGTCGAAGTATACGTTTGGCCGCAGGAGCGGCCTTATTGGGATTTTTAGTCGTGGCGGTATTCACCTTTTTGATCAATCGGGACTTTTGGCGTATTCAGACATATCGGGAACGGCTGGAAAAGGAAAAGAAATTCTCCGAATCCCTTTTAAAAAGTCGGGAGCAGTTGATTTCTACGGTAAGCCATGACTTGCGTACCCCCCTAAATACGATTACGGGCTATACCGAGTTAATGGAGGGAACCTCGCTAAGCCATAAACAGAAACAGTATCTTAAAAATGTAAGAAGTTCTTCCGAATACGTTGGTAATCTGGTTAACGACCTTCTTGATTTTTCTAAATTGGAATCGGGCAAGGTGCATATCGAAAACGTACCATTCGTCTTGGCCAACCTCGTACAGGAAACCGCTGAGGGCATTCAATCGCTTTACGACAACAAAAACGTAAACCTCTTTCTAGACATAGATAAGATCCTGCAAACCCCAGTGCTTGGAGACCCCGTTAGAATTCGCCAAGTACTGACCAACTTAATCGGCAATGCCTTTAAGTTTACGGAAACAGGAACTATACACATTAAGGCTACAGCAGATCAAAAAGCGACGGCCGTAGCGGCCCGAATAGATGTAATAGATACCGGAATTGGCATTCCCAAAGAAAAACAACGTTTGATTTTCAACGAATTCACACAAGCGGACAATACCACGGAAAAGAAATTTGGCGGATACGGACTTGGCCTTACCATTTCCAAAAAACTGTCTAAATTACTTGGTGGAAAGCTTAGGGTAAAGAGTGAAGTGGGCAAAGGCAGTACCTTTAGCCTACATCTCCCCCTTCAAATTTCGAAGGGTATCGATACGGCCCAAAAAGAAGGCCAATATATGGCAAGAAAACTGCGCATGTTGATCATTGATGATGATACGGCGCTCCTACGTATGCTCAAAGAACTCATGGCCTCTATGGGTATTACGGCCCATATTTTTCCTAATTTTTTGCAAGTTGAAAAAGATACTTTTCTGGATTACGATCTCGTACTGACCGATATACAAATGCCACAGATAACGGGCTTTCAGGTACTGGAGAGGCTGAAATCGGGCGCTTACAAGCATTACACGAACCAGCCGATCATTGCCATGACAGGACGTCGCGACCTCGAGATGGAAGCCTATACCTCTTTAGGCTTTGCACAAGTTCTGCAAAAGCCATTTTCAAAAAAAGAGCTCATCGCCATGTTCAAACTATTGGGTTTAGGGAGCGAGATACCATCGGAAGAAAAAGAAGAAGTTCACACGCCGGAATTAGTAAGCAATAAACCGTATGATCTTGATTTGATTCATTCCTTCCTTGGCACGAACGAAGACGTTGTCAATGATGTGCTGTATACCTTTGTCTCCGACACAAAACGGAACATGATCGCCTTGAAAACTGCGGTACAGGTCTTGGATTATGCCGAAATAAATCAAATTACCCATCGGATGCTACCCATGTTCCGCCAACTGAAAGTGGCATGCGTACCCGAACTGGAACGTATGGAAATCGCTAATGCCACTACCATGAACGCGGAAGAAGTGAAAAATGCCCTTAAAAAAATAGAAGTATCGGTATTTGATCTGCTCGCTGCTCTGGAAGAACGGTTCGCTACAAGTCCAACTTATAATGGTTGA
- a CDS encoding sigma-54-dependent transcriptional regulator has product MPNILIIEDDAAFCKMLQKFLTKHNYQVQASFSAPDAKTKLSETAFDVVLTDVRLPDYDGLQLLSDIKESNPETQVILMTGYAEVSAAVKAMKNGAYDYISKPFTPTDIVALVENALKAENGNNVSQISLPKTSEPKKAPIRKNDSNSIQGISSASLKLQEHIELVAPTDMSVLITGESGTGKEVTAKAIHDLSSRRENNFIAVDCGAIPKELASSEFFGHIKGSFTGAIEDKIGNFEAADGGTLFLDEVGNLSYENQIQLLRALQERKIKKVGSNKEVTVDVRIITATNEDLSESVSKGAFREDLFHRLNEFSIQLPSLQDRFEDLMMFATHFLEKANTELNKKVNGFSKEVQNAFKIYHWPGNLRELQNVIKRSVLLSTGEEVQIEALPQEIANPAERNTIKTEFSKSEFEKDRIIKALKRTNYNKSEAAKLLQVTRKTLYNRINHYKLDL; this is encoded by the coding sequence ATGCCAAACATCTTGATTATTGAGGACGATGCCGCATTCTGTAAAATGTTGCAAAAGTTCCTGACCAAACATAACTATCAAGTACAAGCAAGCTTTAGTGCACCGGACGCCAAAACCAAACTTTCCGAAACAGCGTTCGATGTAGTACTTACAGATGTGCGATTGCCCGACTACGACGGCCTTCAGTTGCTTTCGGATATCAAGGAAAGCAATCCCGAAACACAGGTTATTTTGATGACCGGTTACGCAGAGGTCAGCGCGGCGGTTAAGGCCATGAAAAATGGAGCTTATGATTATATTTCAAAACCTTTTACTCCGACCGATATCGTAGCATTAGTGGAAAACGCCTTGAAAGCGGAAAATGGAAACAATGTATCGCAAATATCACTGCCCAAAACATCCGAACCAAAAAAGGCACCTATTCGAAAAAATGATTCAAATAGTATACAGGGGATAAGCAGTGCCTCATTAAAATTGCAGGAGCATATCGAGCTTGTCGCCCCTACCGATATGTCGGTATTGATTACCGGTGAGAGCGGCACAGGTAAGGAAGTCACCGCTAAGGCCATTCACGATCTAAGTAGCAGGAGGGAAAATAATTTTATCGCGGTAGACTGTGGAGCCATTCCGAAAGAACTTGCATCAAGTGAATTTTTCGGGCATATAAAAGGTAGTTTTACAGGTGCGATCGAAGATAAAATAGGCAATTTTGAGGCAGCCGACGGCGGAACGCTTTTTTTGGACGAGGTCGGAAATCTCTCCTATGAAAATCAAATCCAATTGTTAAGAGCGCTGCAAGAACGCAAGATCAAAAAAGTTGGAAGCAACAAAGAAGTTACCGTTGATGTGCGAATCATTACGGCGACCAATGAAGATTTAAGCGAATCAGTGTCAAAAGGTGCCTTCAGGGAAGATTTATTTCATCGTTTGAACGAGTTTTCAATTCAACTTCCTTCTTTACAGGACCGCTTCGAAGATTTAATGATGTTCGCAACGCACTTTTTGGAGAAAGCCAATACTGAACTGAACAAAAAGGTGAACGGTTTTTCAAAGGAAGTTCAGAATGCCTTCAAAATCTACCATTGGCCGGGGAATCTAAGGGAGCTTCAAAATGTAATCAAGCGATCGGTCTTGCTCAGTACGGGAGAGGAAGTGCAAATTGAGGCATTACCGCAAGAAATAGCCAATCCCGCCGAAAGGAATACGATAAAGACGGAATTTTCAAAGTCTGAATTCGAGAAAGACCGTATCATCAAGGCATTGAAACGAACCAATTACAACAAATCGGAAGCTGCTAAACTGCTACAGGTTACCCGAAAAACCCTTTATAATCGAATCAACCATTATAAGTTGGACTTGTAG